The Leadbettera azotonutricia ZAS-9 genome has a window encoding:
- a CDS encoding GDSL-type esterase/lipase family protein — MKLYKIVFAGLCVLTLFTVSTCEFEYQDESVFPIPVVSKNDPAVSESAGKYSDNDSRKDIHDSFKNMAGDFQFILLGDDIIAYWDWDDMPNSSSYYNFGISGDDTANLIWRLKDGELSESITADYVVLHIGVNNVKNWQSAASVAAGIGEIIKLINKKLPYTQILLFSVLPYYDTAWDDEEEWEWDIASFMLSNIQSVNNIISKYDGFYNTSYIDVASSFFADGVFYDELFEPDDGYYSTPTAEGYGYLYDEILAVLSNSGDDD, encoded by the coding sequence ATGAAGTTGTATAAGATTGTCTTTGCCGGACTCTGCGTTTTAACCTTATTCACTGTAAGCACATGCGAGTTTGAGTATCAGGACGAATCCGTTTTTCCCATTCCTGTTGTTTCAAAAAATGACCCTGCAGTCTCGGAAAGTGCAGGTAAATATTCTGATAACGATTCAAGGAAAGATATACACGACTCGTTTAAAAATATGGCGGGTGATTTTCAGTTCATTTTATTGGGGGATGATATCATAGCATATTGGGACTGGGACGATATGCCAAACAGTTCCAGTTATTATAATTTTGGAATTTCCGGAGATGATACGGCAAATTTAATCTGGCGGCTGAAAGATGGTGAATTATCAGAAAGCATAACGGCCGATTATGTTGTACTGCATATCGGGGTTAATAATGTGAAAAATTGGCAATCTGCCGCATCAGTCGCGGCGGGAATCGGCGAAATAATCAAATTAATCAATAAAAAATTGCCCTATACGCAAATTTTGCTGTTCTCTGTCCTGCCGTATTACGATACAGCATGGGATGACGAAGAAGAATGGGAATGGGATATAGCGTCATTTATGCTGTCAAATATTCAATCCGTGAATAATATTATTTCAAAATACGATGGGTTCTACAATACCTCTTATATTGATGTGGCTTCGTCTTTCTTTGCAGACGGAGTTTTTTATGATGAATTATTTGAACCTGATGATGGCTACTATTCAACGCCGACAGCGGAAGGATACGGTTATTTATATGATGAGATCTTGGCTGTTTTATCGAACAGTGGTGATGATGACTAA
- a CDS encoding GDSL-type esterase/lipase family protein produces MDLKPDSAEYIADKDSPFIVTWEGDSAITPESRLDEDENWWMVKHHAIVDSFKIYKEYDIIFIGDSITSYWENDKYYDREWGLWTFGKKYWDLLKKAGYRIKDMGFHGDQTQHVIWRLKNGEFPRDIICKTVVLLIGTNNASTEKSIAAGIGEIASIIHETSPMTKILILSILPRKDSNPYSDQDIKVQEVNKILKTYDGYNNIQFGDIYDAFLDPDTHEINTGLYNYDNFGWIHPNEKGYGIELKELSRLLNLGLDL; encoded by the coding sequence ATGGATTTAAAGCCCGACTCTGCTGAGTATATCGCCGATAAAGACAGTCCTTTTATAGTAACTTGGGAAGGAGATTCTGCCATTACGCCCGAGTCTCGTCTCGACGAAGATGAGAACTGGTGGATGGTTAAACACCATGCTATTGTAGACAGTTTTAAAATATACAAAGAGTATGATATAATATTTATTGGCGACAGCATCACGAGCTATTGGGAAAATGATAAGTATTATGACCGGGAATGGGGCCTTTGGACCTTCGGAAAAAAATACTGGGATCTTCTTAAAAAAGCCGGATACAGGATTAAGGATATGGGGTTTCATGGAGATCAGACTCAACATGTCATTTGGCGCCTGAAAAATGGAGAATTCCCAAGGGATATTATATGTAAAACCGTTGTTTTGCTTATCGGAACAAATAACGCCAGTACTGAGAAATCAATTGCGGCCGGTATAGGAGAAATCGCGTCCATTATCCACGAAACCAGTCCAATGACAAAAATCCTGATATTGTCGATTCTTCCCAGAAAGGATTCAAATCCCTATTCAGACCAGGATATAAAAGTACAGGAGGTCAATAAAATTCTAAAGACTTACGATGGATATAACAATATCCAGTTCGGCGATATATACGATGCGTTTCTCGACCCGGATACTCATGAGATAAACACTGGTCTGTACAATTATGATAATTTTGGCTGGATTCACCCAAACGAAAAGGGGTACGGTATCGAACTTAAAGAGCTGAGTAGGCTTTTAAATTTGGGGCTTGATCTTTAA